Proteins co-encoded in one Desulfitobacterium hafniense DCB-2 genomic window:
- a CDS encoding HD domain-containing phosphohydrolase, giving the protein MQQDVQDVKLMAVLNLLNQLSNKNSLEEYLNGVIDFLSGWTGCENIGIRVLREAGLAPYVVHRGFDKDFIASESCISVEGDECVCLRVLKQQFKSEDQDHVSAAGTYYAPNFYRYVEELREDQLLNFRGLCAHKQFKSLAVIPLLHQGKVVGAIHIADIKDGVFSEEDIHFIETIRPLVAEAIYRHNLEKALESTVLRYEAEEMVIRKLKFEERLASISARFNQQEDFKAAAEESLKDILKLFKAEEVCLYLGGNLKEYVSVREHGQQACGCVIPSDTFAELRGRWQQGEILCQKPALQDEFKEIEYFAQEVFSKDSILTIPLNFKGSLLGVLIIVNISSGGLPFKEILNPLKLVTETFANAVEQGRIQYQLMWSENRYRTIFNHSGSAFLIVDENLKILLSNPQAERLLDLPSAKIDNIAYLTDFLPDTEVGRLKEYNRRRLQRDPQIPRQYEMKYKDSRGNLKDVIVSAEVIPQTTQTVLSIIDITEWKKTEAELQFLNLHDRLTGLYNRVYFEQELRRYETDPGQEVGLIMADVNGLKLINTTFGSEAGDQVLVTTARLLNECFEEHLVARIGGDEFAVLIEKDKNVDLEQACQLFRRNVEKYNKDHDGYPLDISLGYACSGAGGVNMSELLRKADDAMGREKLHSNNSTRNSQVQILSKALECRDFITEGHAERVQNLIISTGQLAGLSEQRLSDLKLFAQFHDIGKVGIPDQILFKKGRLTADEWEIMKQHCEIGYRIAQSTPDIYPIADWILKHHENWDGLGYPLGIAGEEIPIECRILAVADTFDAMTNDRPYRKAQSTQAAIEEILRCAGTQFDPHIVELFVKTV; this is encoded by the coding sequence ATGCAACAGGATGTCCAGGATGTCAAGCTCATGGCTGTGCTCAACCTTCTTAATCAACTCAGCAATAAAAACTCTCTTGAAGAATACCTCAACGGAGTTATTGATTTTCTCTCAGGATGGACCGGATGTGAGAATATTGGTATTCGGGTGCTTAGAGAGGCCGGCCTTGCTCCCTATGTAGTGCATCGGGGGTTTGATAAAGATTTTATTGCTTCTGAAAGCTGCATCTCGGTGGAAGGGGATGAGTGCGTCTGTCTGCGGGTTTTAAAGCAGCAATTTAAAAGTGAGGATCAAGATCATGTCTCGGCAGCGGGCACCTACTATGCACCAAACTTCTATCGCTATGTCGAAGAGTTGAGAGAGGACCAGCTTTTAAATTTCCGCGGCCTCTGTGCCCATAAGCAATTCAAAAGCTTAGCCGTTATCCCCCTCCTTCATCAAGGGAAGGTCGTAGGGGCTATACATATTGCCGACATCAAGGACGGGGTGTTTTCTGAGGAAGATATCCACTTCATCGAGACCATACGACCTCTTGTTGCGGAAGCTATCTATCGGCACAACCTGGAAAAAGCCTTGGAAAGCACTGTTCTCCGGTATGAAGCTGAAGAAATGGTGATTCGCAAACTGAAGTTTGAAGAGAGATTGGCCAGTATCTCTGCCCGCTTTAATCAGCAAGAGGATTTTAAAGCAGCTGCGGAAGAGTCCCTCAAGGATATTTTAAAGTTATTTAAGGCCGAGGAAGTCTGCCTCTATCTCGGCGGGAATTTGAAAGAATACGTCAGCGTCCGTGAACATGGCCAGCAAGCTTGCGGATGTGTGATTCCTTCCGACACCTTTGCCGAGTTAAGAGGGCGCTGGCAACAGGGCGAAATCTTATGCCAGAAACCTGCTCTTCAGGATGAGTTCAAAGAGATCGAATATTTTGCCCAGGAAGTGTTCAGTAAAGATTCCATTTTAACCATTCCTCTTAATTTTAAAGGCTCCTTGCTCGGTGTGCTGATCATCGTCAACATATCTTCTGGCGGGCTGCCTTTTAAGGAAATCCTCAATCCCCTGAAGCTGGTTACAGAGACCTTTGCCAATGCAGTAGAGCAAGGCAGGATTCAATATCAATTGATGTGGTCGGAAAATCGCTACCGCACCATATTTAATCATTCAGGGAGCGCCTTTTTAATCGTAGACGAAAATTTAAAGATACTGCTCTCCAATCCTCAGGCCGAAAGGCTTTTGGATTTACCCAGCGCCAAAATTGACAATATAGCTTATCTTACGGATTTTCTGCCCGACACTGAAGTAGGGCGGCTGAAAGAATATAACCGGAGAAGACTCCAAAGGGATCCGCAGATACCCCGTCAGTATGAAATGAAGTATAAAGACAGCCGGGGCAATCTAAAAGATGTCATCGTTTCCGCGGAGGTCATCCCCCAGACTACGCAAACGGTTCTTTCCATTATCGATATTACCGAATGGAAGAAAACCGAAGCCGAGCTGCAATTCTTAAACCTGCATGATCGGTTGACAGGGCTCTATAACCGCGTCTACTTTGAGCAGGAGCTGCGCAGGTATGAGACAGACCCCGGCCAGGAAGTTGGCTTAATTATGGCCGATGTCAACGGCCTGAAGCTGATCAACACAACCTTCGGCAGCGAAGCGGGAGACCAGGTCTTAGTGACGACGGCAAGGCTGCTCAACGAGTGCTTCGAGGAACATCTTGTCGCCCGCATCGGGGGGGATGAATTCGCGGTGCTCATCGAAAAAGATAAGAATGTGGATCTGGAACAGGCCTGCCAGCTATTCCGCAGGAATGTAGAAAAATACAATAAGGATCATGACGGATACCCTTTGGATATCTCCCTGGGGTATGCCTGCTCCGGAGCCGGCGGCGTGAACATGAGCGAGCTGCTGAGAAAAGCCGATGATGCCATGGGCAGGGAAAAGCTGCACAGCAATAACAGTACGCGGAATTCCCAGGTTCAAATCCTTTCCAAAGCTTTGGAATGCCGGGACTTTATTACGGAAGGCCATGCGGAGCGGGTGCAGAACCTGATTATCAGCACAGGGCAATTGGCCGGCTTATCCGAACAGAGACTCTCCGATTTGAAGCTTTTCGCTCAGTTCCACGATATCGGCAAAGTAGGAATTCCCGATCAGATCCTGTTTAAGAAGGGGCGCCTGACTGCGGATGAGTGGGAGATCATGAAACAACATTGTGAAATCGGTTATCGCATCGCCCAATCTACCCCGGATATTTATCCTATCGCCGATTGGATTCTCAAGCATCATGAGAATTGGGACGGTTTGGGGTATCCTTTAGGCATAGCAGGAGAAGAGATTCCTATTGAGTGCCGGATTCTGGCCGTCGCCGATACCTTTGACGCCATGACCAATGATCGGCCCTATCGGAAAGCCCAATCCACTCAAGCCGCTATAGAAGAAATCCTGCGCTGTGCCGGGACCCAATTTGATCCCCATATTGTTGAGCTTTTTGTCAAGACAGTTTAG
- a CDS encoding NAD(P)-dependent oxidoreductase, with the protein MSKMMKFESGFSQEEALAEASRCLQCKKPLCRQGCPVNNAIPQFIRALKEGEYAQGLEAIYRHSYLPAVCGRVCPQEKQCEASCILARKGKAIRIGKLEQFIADNATEVGFPKVAATMGAIAVIGSGPAGLAAAVQLAQLGYAVTIFEGEAEPGGVLLHGIPEYRLPKDVVRRDIKKIENLGVEFRLNTLVGVDLFLDDLLTQGYQAVFIGTGAGLPKTLELPGEYLEGVISALYVLQTINLYNSGQLPEQELPVEKGEHVVVIGAGNVAMDAARTASRLGAEVTVLARRGLNDMAARDIERDEAIADGVKIRTYAAPLAILGEENVTGIKCVNTMVSPAGKVVIKEEESFVLPADKVIFAIGQRPYARIVTTSQGFEINKQGLLICNEHGMTTREGVFAAGDVVHGPATVVKAMGEGRRIAIEIHAYLLRKKLQSAK; encoded by the coding sequence GTGAGTAAGATGATGAAATTTGAATCCGGATTCAGTCAGGAAGAAGCTCTTGCCGAAGCCTCACGTTGTCTCCAATGCAAAAAACCCTTATGCCGTCAAGGTTGCCCGGTGAACAATGCCATACCCCAGTTCATCCGGGCCTTAAAAGAGGGAGAGTATGCTCAAGGTTTGGAAGCTATCTATCGCCACAGCTATTTACCGGCCGTTTGCGGCAGGGTATGTCCTCAGGAAAAACAGTGTGAGGCAAGCTGCATTTTAGCCCGCAAGGGTAAAGCAATTCGCATTGGTAAGCTGGAGCAGTTTATTGCTGACAACGCCACCGAGGTAGGGTTTCCTAAAGTGGCTGCCACCATGGGGGCCATTGCCGTCATTGGCTCCGGACCGGCAGGTTTAGCGGCGGCAGTCCAACTGGCCCAGCTTGGCTATGCCGTTACCATCTTCGAAGGAGAGGCAGAACCCGGGGGAGTGCTGCTCCACGGCATACCGGAGTATCGCTTGCCTAAGGATGTTGTACGCCGTGATATAAAAAAGATTGAAAACCTGGGTGTGGAATTCAGGCTCAATACTTTAGTCGGTGTGGATCTCTTCCTGGACGATCTGTTGACCCAGGGGTATCAGGCGGTCTTTATCGGTACAGGTGCCGGGCTGCCGAAAACTCTGGAACTTCCCGGAGAGTATTTGGAAGGGGTCATATCGGCCCTTTATGTCCTGCAGACCATCAATCTCTATAATTCAGGCCAATTGCCTGAGCAGGAGCTTCCGGTGGAAAAAGGAGAACATGTGGTGGTGATCGGTGCCGGCAATGTGGCCATGGATGCTGCCCGCACTGCCAGCCGTTTAGGAGCGGAGGTAACCGTCCTGGCGCGCAGAGGCTTGAATGACATGGCCGCCCGGGATATTGAGCGGGACGAGGCCATAGCCGATGGTGTTAAGATCCGCACTTATGCGGCTCCTTTGGCCATATTGGGAGAGGAGAATGTAACGGGCATAAAATGCGTCAACACCATGGTGTCCCCAGCGGGTAAAGTTGTCATTAAGGAAGAGGAAAGCTTTGTTTTACCGGCGGATAAAGTCATTTTTGCCATTGGCCAAAGGCCCTACGCCCGGATCGTGACCACTTCCCAAGGTTTTGAGATTAATAAGCAGGGCTTACTGATTTGCAATGAACACGGCATGACCACCCGGGAGGGGGTCTTTGCGGCAGGTGATGTGGTTCATGGCCCGGCTACCGTGGTCAAGGCTATGGGGGAAGGCAGACGGATTGCCATAGAGATCCATGCCTACCTTTTAAGGAAGAAATTGCAAAGTGCCAAGTGA
- a CDS encoding NADH peroxidase gives MKKFVCAVCGYIYEGMEAPEQCPQCKVGKEKFIEKSEENLQWADEHRIGVAEGVDPEVIEDLRANFMGECTEVGMYLAMSRQADREGYPEVAEAYKRIAFEEAEHAAKFAELLGEVVVADTKKNLEMRVEAEYGATQGKKDLATLAKKLNLDAIHDTVHEMCKDEARHGKAFLGLLNRYFK, from the coding sequence ATGAAAAAATTTGTTTGTGCAGTTTGTGGTTATATTTATGAAGGCATGGAAGCTCCCGAGCAATGTCCACAATGTAAAGTAGGTAAAGAGAAGTTCATTGAAAAAAGCGAAGAAAACCTTCAATGGGCCGATGAGCATAGAATTGGGGTTGCCGAAGGTGTGGATCCGGAAGTGATCGAAGACCTGAGAGCCAATTTTATGGGCGAATGCACTGAAGTGGGAATGTACCTGGCCATGAGCCGTCAAGCCGATCGTGAAGGGTATCCTGAAGTGGCTGAAGCTTATAAACGGATCGCTTTCGAAGAAGCGGAACACGCTGCAAAATTCGCCGAACTTTTAGGCGAAGTGGTCGTGGCCGATACCAAGAAAAATCTCGAAATGAGAGTGGAAGCGGAATACGGTGCTACTCAAGGCAAAAAAGACCTGGCAACCTTGGCCAAGAAGCTCAATCTGGATGCCATTCATGATACCGTTCATGAAATGTGCAAAGATGAAGCTCGTCATGGCAAAGCTTTCTTGGGACTGCTTAACCGTTACTTCAAATAA
- a CDS encoding dimethyl sulfoxide reductase anchor subunit family protein, producing MIFAEEWPLMTFTLLSQLAIGMFIVLMLVKAGVGNQDSQASKAIRSGFTAVGPLTALALVFSLFHLGDPLGAPRSILNLGSSWLSREIMTAGGFFALWLVFWWLSRKGKESNALGWVTVLMGLAAVFSMASIYSSSIRPAWDNVNTYIAFYGATLAMGVLGAAAATAFGLKGQTSAGLIKTLRNMAYLGAASVLLPLAYLPVFTSGLNGGGTAAEASAQILTDSMGVLAGRGVLSIAGVILLVAALNKGAKGKTLSTGTVYLALALVIAGEFIGRYLFYAMGVTPMIGT from the coding sequence ATGATATTCGCAGAAGAATGGCCATTGATGACCTTTACTTTATTAAGTCAGTTGGCTATTGGTATGTTCATCGTGCTGATGCTGGTCAAGGCCGGCGTAGGCAACCAAGATTCCCAGGCCTCCAAAGCAATCCGCAGCGGATTTACTGCTGTAGGTCCCCTTACAGCGTTGGCTTTAGTTTTTTCATTGTTCCATCTCGGCGATCCCTTGGGAGCACCCCGCTCCATCTTGAATCTGGGGTCCTCCTGGTTAAGCCGGGAAATCATGACCGCCGGCGGATTCTTCGCCCTTTGGTTAGTGTTCTGGTGGTTATCACGCAAAGGCAAAGAAAGCAACGCCTTAGGCTGGGTTACTGTTCTGATGGGGTTAGCTGCCGTCTTCAGCATGGCCAGTATTTACAGCTCTTCCATCCGGCCTGCCTGGGATAATGTGAACACCTATATCGCCTTCTATGGTGCAACCTTAGCCATGGGCGTCTTAGGTGCAGCCGCTGCCACTGCCTTTGGGCTTAAAGGACAAACCTCGGCAGGACTTATTAAAACCTTGAGAAATATGGCCTACCTGGGAGCGGCTTCCGTCCTCCTGCCCCTGGCTTATCTTCCCGTCTTCACCTCCGGCTTAAATGGGGGTGGAACTGCGGCAGAAGCTTCTGCCCAAATTCTGACCGACAGCATGGGTGTGTTGGCCGGCAGAGGAGTTCTCTCCATAGCGGGCGTAATCCTGCTGGTAGCGGCTCTTAACAAAGGAGCAAAAGGAAAAACCCTTTCCACAGGCACCGTTTATCTCGCTTTGGCCCTGGTTATCGCAGGTGAATTCATCGGACGATATCTCTTCTACGCCATGGGAGTTACGCCGATGATTGGAACCTAA
- a CDS encoding DMSO/selenate family reductase complex B subunit, translating to MAQKGFYYDQTTCIGCKACQVACKDKNDSAVGVRYRRVYDVETGKFPNPRRLHFSISCNHCEEPKCVANCPTGALEKRKEDGIVIHHYDKCIGCRLCTWSCPYGAPQYREEEGKVGKCDMCADLLAKGENPACVDACVMRCLDYGDIDELRQKHGQNADAPALPSSKTTKPNIVINVKS from the coding sequence TTGGCACAAAAAGGATTTTACTACGACCAAACTACCTGTATCGGCTGCAAAGCTTGCCAAGTGGCCTGTAAAGATAAAAACGACTCAGCCGTCGGCGTTCGTTATCGCCGGGTCTATGATGTCGAGACCGGAAAATTCCCTAATCCTCGTCGTCTCCATTTCTCCATCAGCTGCAACCATTGTGAGGAACCCAAATGTGTAGCGAACTGCCCCACAGGTGCCTTGGAAAAGCGCAAAGAGGATGGCATTGTCATTCATCACTACGATAAATGCATCGGCTGCCGTCTTTGCACCTGGTCCTGTCCTTACGGCGCTCCCCAATACAGGGAGGAAGAAGGAAAGGTCGGTAAATGCGATATGTGTGCTGACCTGTTGGCTAAAGGAGAAAACCCCGCTTGTGTGGATGCTTGTGTCATGAGATGTCTCGACTATGGAGACATTGATGAGCTCCGCCAGAAACACGGCCAAAATGCCGATGCTCCCGCATTGCCGAGCTCCAAGACGACCAAACCCAACATCGTGATTAACGTAAAGTCTTAG
- a CDS encoding molybdopterin-dependent oxidoreductase, whose amino-acid sequence MANLIDKAKNYTMNRRRFLGWTATVTAGAAAAVTLPGCGLTAVDSTTASADLAGKEGEWVPVACWHNCGGRCSNKAYVVDGVVVRQKTDDTHQDTPDYPQQRGCNRGRSQRMQVFGVDRLKYPMKRKNWEPGGGKKELRGRDEWVRISWDEAYEIVASEINRIKDQYGNRGIFASNAGDFGRLLSLAGGYIGSWGTSSWGSWRWGPEKFGMAEGFMEQSINDRMDLRNSELIVIVGGNSSWSAGGNPTYHYLQAKKAGAEFVFIDPIYSDTVELLDAEWIPIMPSTDHAMFLGMAYTLLKEDNPTTNPLVDWDFLNKYTVGFDSDHMPEGADPKENFKDYVLGTYDNTPKTPEWAAELCGVSADRIRDLALKIAKKDRVALLTAWGPARTHNSDSWPQMFMTFGAMTGNMGRSGAMTGVSCHFATANGGPSLIPPGATGLPPVANPIKETINDNEMWLAILDGHYVAGKGDVRDVNIQMIYHGPEAHLQTRSGQTKGIEAHRHVEFVLSTSHFLTTNSKFADVVLPVTTEWEKVGGFGGSVNRETLIFWRKVTDPLYEAKSDIRIAYELAEKMGLDAKKVLPIDEKQMFYNQIAGAKVVGADGKTMETLVTLTEADIKELGATGTPQQGRISYQELKTKGVYQIERKPGDNFGFIAYKDFVKDPVANPLKTASGKLEIHCQALVDFVNGKGFTEIRPIPTYNPALEGYEATYKDFKNKVKGDYPLQVINPHYLRRSHSIFDNVSWLREAWPNPVFLATKDAVERGIKEGDTVLIFSSHGKTLRPAHIVEWIAPGVVGLPHGAWVEIDEKTQVDKAGSDNILTGPLPTGQGIGAWNSTICQVEKWNGEPLQEDVKWPHRIVL is encoded by the coding sequence GTGGCTAATCTCATTGATAAAGCAAAGAACTATACAATGAACAGAAGACGTTTTCTGGGATGGACAGCAACCGTGACAGCCGGAGCGGCAGCAGCGGTGACCCTTCCCGGGTGCGGATTGACTGCTGTAGATTCCACCACAGCTTCAGCGGATCTGGCTGGAAAAGAAGGGGAATGGGTACCGGTAGCATGTTGGCATAACTGTGGAGGCCGTTGCTCCAACAAAGCCTATGTGGTGGATGGTGTTGTGGTTCGTCAAAAAACCGATGACACTCACCAGGATACTCCCGACTATCCTCAGCAAAGAGGTTGTAACCGGGGGCGTTCCCAAAGAATGCAAGTATTCGGCGTGGATCGCCTTAAGTACCCCATGAAGCGGAAGAATTGGGAGCCTGGCGGCGGTAAAAAAGAACTTCGCGGCCGTGATGAATGGGTCCGCATTTCCTGGGATGAAGCTTATGAAATCGTCGCCAGTGAAATCAACCGCATTAAAGATCAGTACGGCAACCGGGGCATCTTTGCTTCCAATGCCGGTGATTTCGGCCGGCTCCTTTCTTTAGCCGGCGGGTATATCGGTTCCTGGGGAACCAGCTCCTGGGGTTCCTGGCGTTGGGGTCCTGAAAAATTCGGTATGGCCGAAGGATTCATGGAGCAAAGCATCAACGACCGGATGGACCTGCGCAACTCTGAGCTGATCGTCATCGTCGGCGGCAACTCCTCCTGGAGTGCCGGTGGCAATCCCACCTATCACTATCTCCAGGCCAAAAAAGCCGGAGCGGAATTTGTTTTCATCGACCCTATCTACTCCGACACCGTGGAATTGCTGGATGCTGAGTGGATTCCGATTATGCCCAGCACAGACCATGCTATGTTCCTGGGAATGGCCTATACTCTGCTCAAAGAGGATAACCCCACCACCAATCCCTTGGTTGACTGGGATTTCTTAAACAAGTACACGGTTGGTTTTGACAGCGATCATATGCCGGAGGGTGCGGATCCCAAAGAGAACTTTAAGGATTATGTCCTCGGCACCTATGACAACACCCCGAAAACCCCGGAATGGGCAGCGGAACTTTGCGGAGTATCTGCTGACAGAATCCGCGACTTAGCCTTAAAGATTGCCAAAAAAGATCGCGTAGCCCTCTTAACGGCTTGGGGACCGGCTCGTACCCATAATTCCGACTCCTGGCCGCAAATGTTCATGACTTTCGGCGCTATGACCGGCAACATGGGCAGATCCGGCGCTATGACCGGAGTAAGCTGCCACTTTGCCACAGCCAATGGCGGACCCAGCCTTATTCCCCCCGGAGCCACCGGACTTCCTCCTGTGGCCAACCCCATTAAAGAAACCATCAACGATAATGAAATGTGGCTGGCCATCCTTGATGGGCATTATGTGGCAGGAAAAGGCGATGTCCGGGATGTCAATATCCAAATGATCTACCATGGCCCGGAAGCTCATCTCCAGACCCGTTCCGGACAAACCAAGGGAATTGAAGCTCACCGCCATGTGGAATTTGTTCTTTCCACCAGCCATTTCTTAACCACTAACAGCAAGTTTGCCGACGTAGTGCTCCCGGTGACCACAGAATGGGAAAAGGTCGGCGGCTTCGGCGGCTCCGTCAACAGGGAGACTCTCATTTTCTGGCGTAAAGTAACCGATCCCCTCTATGAAGCGAAAAGCGATATTCGTATCGCTTACGAATTAGCGGAGAAAATGGGCTTGGATGCCAAAAAGGTTCTGCCCATCGACGAAAAACAAATGTTCTACAACCAAATCGCCGGAGCTAAGGTGGTCGGTGCCGACGGCAAGACCATGGAGACTTTGGTGACCTTGACCGAAGCTGATATCAAAGAGCTCGGTGCAACCGGAACTCCCCAACAGGGCCGCATCTCCTACCAGGAGCTGAAGACCAAAGGGGTTTACCAGATCGAGCGCAAGCCCGGAGATAATTTTGGTTTCATCGCTTATAAAGACTTTGTCAAAGACCCTGTGGCCAATCCCCTTAAAACGGCCAGCGGTAAACTGGAAATTCATTGTCAGGCTTTGGTTGACTTCGTCAACGGCAAAGGGTTCACTGAAATCCGCCCCATTCCCACCTACAATCCGGCACTGGAAGGCTATGAAGCAACCTATAAAGACTTCAAGAACAAAGTCAAAGGGGATTATCCTCTGCAGGTGATCAATCCTCACTACCTGAGACGTTCCCACAGTATCTTCGATAATGTATCCTGGCTGAGAGAAGCATGGCCCAACCCTGTCTTCCTGGCCACTAAGGATGCGGTCGAACGGGGCATCAAAGAAGGGGACACCGTCCTTATCTTCAGCAGCCATGGTAAAACCTTGCGTCCTGCCCATATCGTCGAATGGATTGCCCCGGGAGTCGTCGGTCTGCCCCATGGAGCATGGGTGGAAATCGATGAAAAGACTCAAGTGGATAAAGCAGGATCGGATAATATCCTCACCGGACCTCTTCCCACCGGACAAGGAATCGGTGCTTGGAACTCCACCATTTGCCAAGTGGAAAAATGGAACGGAGAACCTTTGCAAGAAGACGTAAAATGGCCCCATCGGATCGTTTTATAG
- a CDS encoding TorD/DmsD family molecular chaperone has product MNKDNISQIEPLLETRAFIYDVLRRAFLQEPTLEFLTFLNDGSLLENFPFQEEQQDIREGVEQILALIHEKDLTKAEVFDSLHWDYTRMFIGPDRLPAPLWESAYLSKERLLFQEQTLKVRQAYLKYQFLPRNFMQEADDHLGLELDFMYQLTLQARQAMNEGNIEKLQQIFTDQKDFLENHLLQWVPELALKIRENAQSSFYPGIAKILKGFLTLDLEALEELMDSTQCCVK; this is encoded by the coding sequence ATGAACAAAGACAATATTTCACAGATTGAACCCTTACTTGAAACCCGAGCCTTTATTTATGATGTATTACGAAGAGCTTTTCTCCAGGAACCTACTCTTGAATTTCTCACCTTTTTAAATGATGGAAGTTTACTTGAGAATTTTCCTTTTCAGGAGGAGCAGCAAGATATCAGAGAAGGGGTAGAGCAAATTCTTGCTTTGATTCATGAGAAGGATTTAACAAAAGCGGAAGTTTTTGACTCCCTGCATTGGGATTATACCCGCATGTTCATCGGGCCTGACCGGCTCCCTGCCCCACTATGGGAATCAGCCTATCTGAGCAAAGAACGGCTTCTTTTCCAGGAACAGACTCTCAAAGTCCGGCAGGCCTATCTCAAGTATCAATTCCTGCCCAGAAATTTTATGCAGGAAGCCGATGATCATCTGGGGCTGGAGCTGGACTTTATGTATCAGCTCACCTTGCAGGCCCGGCAAGCCATGAATGAAGGGAATATAGAGAAACTGCAGCAGATCTTTACCGATCAAAAAGATTTTTTGGAAAACCATTTACTGCAGTGGGTTCCCGAATTGGCCCTTAAGATCAGGGAAAATGCTCAATCCAGTTTTTATCCTGGCATCGCTAAGATTCTTAAAGGATTCCTGACTTTGGATCTAGAGGCTCTTGAAGAGCTTATGGATAGTACTCAGTGTTGTGTGAAATAA
- a CDS encoding 4Fe-4S dicluster domain-containing protein, which produces MTKLNTKGFLFNVDRCIGCHACVLACKNENKTAAGVSWRRVTNTGEGHYLSISCNHCSSPECFRVCPEHAYIKRRDGIVLIDSNRCAGCQTCVGACPYGAPQFDPVADRTSKCDYCIDRQKAGLLPACVTACPTGALQVHEFDKYSEKDTVPTVEGFPDIRLTKPSIRFYPPKEKKRYWLKN; this is translated from the coding sequence ATGACAAAGCTCAACACCAAAGGGTTTCTTTTCAATGTGGATCGCTGTATTGGCTGCCATGCCTGTGTTCTCGCCTGCAAAAATGAAAACAAGACAGCGGCGGGAGTATCCTGGCGCCGCGTCACCAACACCGGCGAAGGGCACTACCTCTCCATTTCCTGCAATCACTGCTCAAGTCCGGAGTGTTTTCGGGTCTGTCCGGAGCATGCCTATATAAAAAGAAGGGATGGCATCGTGCTGATCGATTCCAATCGCTGTGCAGGCTGCCAAACCTGTGTGGGAGCCTGCCCTTATGGGGCGCCCCAGTTCGACCCCGTCGCCGACAGAACCAGCAAATGCGATTACTGTATTGACCGGCAAAAGGCCGGCCTGCTTCCAGCCTGTGTAACCGCTTGCCCTACCGGGGCCCTGCAGGTCCATGAGTTCGATAAATACAGTGAGAAGGATACAGTGCCGACCGTAGAAGGATTTCCGGATATCCGCCTCACCAAACCCTCCATCCGCTTTTATCCTCCTAAAGAAAAAAAGCGGTACTGGCTTAAAAATTAA